A genomic segment from Anas acuta chromosome 29, bAnaAcu1.1, whole genome shotgun sequence encodes:
- the LOC137845862 gene encoding uncharacterized protein, with translation MSRRSYPAGGRRAPPKSKCGPAEKGALGLRGVHTGTMEMDKIFLQLCEEVTRLQDLCAKQGKLLQKLTARKGPVLDIPMSLPVQCTEDMATEEGERPPGSPQKCSEAPEGSAHPLVQPHAADVPGFDSSYPPSAPNGSVFDGGAGRAALAVAFGSNKAERSEKMDLDTWLKNCRMPPIVNSPEEGVGACCSPQEFVAPNAEAVDSFLTLLDLYKGPEALQKEDAPSESAQAAEEKVPVEIRGPVKTSWTPGWMLEDAPLGQGDVLTSEATQTYDICQAIFPSDAAAQADYLKQVLTHMK, from the exons GTCACGCCGCAGCTACCcggctgggggaaggagggccCCCCCCAAGAGTAAGTGTGGTCCTGCGGAGAAGGGAGCTTTGGGGCTTCGCGGGGTCCACACAG gCACAATGGAGATGGACAAAATATTCCTCCAGCTGTGTGAGGAGGTTACCAGGCTGCAGGATCTGTGTGCGAAGCAGGGCAAACTCCTCCAGAAGCTGACTGCCAGGAAGGGCCCTGTCCTCG ATATCCCCATGTCGCTGCCGGTCCAGTGCACGGAGGACATGGCCAcggaggaaggggaaaggccACCGGGCAGCCCACAGAAGTGCTCCGAGGCCCCGGAGGGCTCTGCCCACCCCCTGGTGCAGCCGCACGCTGCCGACGTGCCCGGCTTCGACAGCAGCTACCCACCGAGTGCCCCAAACGGCAGCGTCTTCGACGGcggggctggcagagcagctcttGCTGTGGCTTTTGGCAGCAACAAGGCAGAGAGAAGTGAGAAGATGGATCTAGACACGTGGCTGAAGAACTGCAGGATGCCTCCTATCGTGAATAGCCCCGAGGAAGGAGTGGGAGCTTGCTGCAGCCCGCAGGAGTTCGTGGCACCAAATGCCGAGGCTGTGGACTCCTTCCTGACTCTCTTGGACCTTTACAAAGGCCCAGAAGCCCTTCAGAAGGAAGATGCTCCCAGTGAAAGTGCTCAGGCTGCTGAGGAAAAGGTGCCAGTAGAGATCCGAGGACCCGTGAAG ACGTCCTGGACACCAGGCTGGATGCTGGAGGATGCTCCGCTCGGGCAAGGTGACGTCCTCACCTCCGAGGCCACTCAGACTTATGACATTTGCCAGGCGATTTTCCCCTCGGATGCGGCAGCCCAAGCAGACTATTTAAAGCAAGTCTTAACCCATATGAAGTAG